From a single Couchioplanes caeruleus genomic region:
- a CDS encoding quinone oxidoreductase family protein has protein sequence MHAAVLTSLDAPPVYGEQPEPVAAGRGEMVVEVQAAALHLLTRAKATGAHYSSTSVLPLVPGVDGVVRDEAGKLRYAVLDDTALGTFADRTVIDPRRSVVLPDGVDPVQIAAAMNPAMSSWVALRRRIEFSEGQRVLVLGATGNAGRMAVQIAKRFGAAQVIAAGRDAGRLAALPALGADETITFDQAERAADVDVVLDYVWGEPSARMMVPLLTARADRGAPLTWVQIGSVAGPAAPVPSVALRSSRLQIVGSGIGSVPAREFVEELPMLAEAVAEGALDVRARAVPLSRVTEAWGAQSDDRIVFVP, from the coding sequence ATGCACGCCGCCGTTCTCACCTCGCTCGATGCGCCGCCGGTCTACGGGGAGCAGCCCGAGCCCGTCGCGGCCGGTCGCGGCGAGATGGTTGTGGAGGTTCAGGCCGCCGCGCTGCACCTGCTCACGCGGGCCAAGGCGACCGGCGCGCACTATTCGAGTACGTCCGTGTTGCCGCTGGTGCCGGGCGTGGACGGGGTCGTGCGGGACGAGGCCGGGAAGCTCCGGTACGCCGTACTCGACGACACGGCTCTGGGTACGTTCGCCGACCGTACGGTCATCGACCCGCGCCGCAGCGTGGTCCTGCCGGACGGCGTGGATCCGGTGCAGATCGCCGCCGCGATGAATCCGGCGATGTCGTCCTGGGTGGCGCTGCGCCGGCGCATCGAGTTCTCGGAGGGGCAGCGTGTCCTGGTTCTCGGGGCGACCGGGAATGCCGGGCGGATGGCGGTGCAGATCGCCAAGCGGTTCGGGGCGGCGCAGGTGATCGCGGCCGGGCGGGACGCCGGACGGCTGGCCGCGCTGCCGGCGCTGGGGGCGGACGAGACCATCACGTTCGATCAGGCCGAGCGGGCCGCGGATGTCGATGTCGTGCTCGACTACGTGTGGGGTGAGCCCTCGGCCCGGATGATGGTTCCGCTGCTCACCGCGCGCGCCGATCGGGGTGCGCCGCTGACCTGGGTTCAGATCGGGTCCGTCGCCGGTCCGGCCGCGCCGGTGCCGTCCGTGGCGCTGCGGTCGTCGCGGCTGCAGATCGTCGGCAGCGGGATCGGGTCGGTGCCCGCGCGGGAGTTCGTCGAGGAGCTTCCGATGCTGGCCGAGGCAGTGGCCGAGGGTGCGCTGGACGTGCGGGCCCGGGCCGTGCCGCTGTCGCGGGTGACCGAAGCGTGGGGCGCCCAGAGCGACGACCGCATCGTGTTCGTGCCGTAG